In Nicotiana tabacum cultivar K326 chromosome 19, ASM71507v2, whole genome shotgun sequence, one DNA window encodes the following:
- the LOC107819619 gene encoding cold-regulated 413 plasma membrane protein 1 — MGIKKSYLAMKTDAAVASDLIDSDLKEIGFAAKKLAKHAIMLGGIGFGTTFLMWLASFAAIYLLILDRTNWRSNMLTTLLIPYIFLSLPSLLFGLFRGDFGKWLSLIAVVTRLFFPRHFPDWLEAPAALVLLMVVAPSLLADTFRNSWIGTLVCLVIGCYLLQEHIRASGGFRNSFTKANGISNTVGIVLLLVYPVWALILHFI; from the exons ATGGGGATAAAGAAAAGTTATTTGGCAATGAAGACAGATGCAGCAGTAGCAAGTGATCTTATTGATTCAGATTTGAAGGAAATTGGTTTTGCTGCTAAGAAATTAGCTAAGCATGCCATTATGCTTGGTGGCATTGGTTTTGGCACTACTTTTCTCATGTGGCTTGCTTCTTTTGCTGCAAT TTACTTGTTGATCTTGGATCGAACAAACTGGAGGAGCAACATGCTCACAACTCTCCTAATTCCTTACATTTTCTTGAGTCTCCCTTCTTTGTTGTTTGGTTTGTTCAG GGGAGATTTTGGAAAATGGCTATCTTTGATCGCTGTTGTAACACGCCTTTTCTTCCCTCGACACTTTCCAg ATTGGCTAGAAGCACCAGCAGCACTGGTCCTTCTAATGGTAGTGGCTCCCAGTTTGTTGGCTGACACTTTCAGGAATAGTTGGATTGGTACGTTGGTTTGCCTTGTTATTGGGTGTTATCTTTTGCAAGAACACATTAGAGCAAGTGGAGGATTCAGGAATTCTTTCACTAAAGCCAATGGCATTTCAAACACTGTTGGGATCGTCCTCCTTTTGGTATATCCGGTCTGGGCGTTGATTCTACACTTCATATAA